From the genome of Anopheles moucheti chromosome 3, idAnoMoucSN_F20_07, whole genome shotgun sequence, one region includes:
- the LOC128303316 gene encoding uncharacterized protein LOC128303316 isoform X3 → MNAIIALCHFCEVHGPGAIFCTQTLRETNIQQLDISFNIDRKGCSACNSIGNNVGLVSRDPESNANFVSSQIPIVVRGTPVKGNCLVSNLKKFLPEAMYKLVRVHAETYTSANEFRIINLKQEAIAPHSSSSIMRVDLVDDQNKDTVAVCAWEGELPNKLPSLLQKIVKAIDEELFNDHALDKHLRVLVEEWKNKVVCIRKVSSNQDVAKIKKIMGVQPQDQVLINYWYNHL, encoded by the exons ATGAATGCAATAATCGCGCTGTGTCATTTCTGTGAGGTTCATG GGCCGGGTGCTATTTTCTGTACTCAAACATTGCGCGAAACTAACATACAACAGCTGGATATAAGCTTTAATATCGATCGTAAAGGATGTTCAGCATGTAATTCGATTGGTAATAATGTTGGGCTCGTAAGCCGCGATCCAGAAAGCAATGCCAACTTTGTCAGCAGCCAAATACCG ATTGTGGTCCGCGGTACACCGGTGAAGGGCAACTGCTTGGTttcgaatttaaaaaaatttttgccTGAGGCCATGTACAAATTGGTCCGGGTTCACGCAGAAACGTATACATCGGCAAACGAATTTCGCATAATAAATCTGAAGCAGGAAGCAATTGCACCGCACTCTTCGAGTAGTATTATGCGGGTGGATCTAGTCGACGATCAGAATAAGGACACGGTTGCAGTATGCGCATGGGAGGGTGAATTGCCTAATAAAT TGCCCAGCCTGTTGCAGAAGATCGTTAAGGCCATAGACGAGGAGTTATTCAACGATCACGCATTGGATAAACATTTACGCGTATTGGTGGAGGAGTGGAAAAA TAAAGTGGTATGCATTCGTAAGGTGAGCTCCAATCAGGACGTGGCCAAAATTAAAAAGATAATGGGTGTTCAGCCTCAGGACCAGGTTCTAATCAACTATTGGTACAACCATCTTTAA
- the LOC128303316 gene encoding folliculin isoform X1 — MNAIIALCHFCEVHGPGAIFCTQTLRETNIQQLDISFNIDRKGCSACNSIGNNVGLVSRDPESNANFVSSQIPVIGETTSLIKTAAFRSLSSEVSCVASEGGFVFFGDAKHGHVLSHAFHLIDSEARGFQKRFSIVILMKDKLFLLNTQPFLADCMGKIARELQEYAQMVHEDDLRRQGLDRAQRINKYYGSGSTSNATNIIANRSLIELTGKESIYAYVHAHFSFILWAGARYLTESITLGYPSTPVWLGKETEEGFAIVQSDKEGYQMRRLGIPSGDKPFSQVDELTRTKYCLRMFRSILKANFLSVCYCALTGIQIVVRGTPVKGNCLVSNLKKFLPEAMYKLVRVHAETYTSANEFRIINLKQEAIAPHSSSSIMRVDLVDDQNKDTVAVCAWEGELPNKLPSLLQKIVKAIDEELFNDHALDKHLRVLVEEWKNKVVCIRKVSSNQDVAKIKKIMGVQPQDQVLINYWYNHL, encoded by the exons ATGAATGCAATAATCGCGCTGTGTCATTTCTGTGAGGTTCATG GGCCGGGTGCTATTTTCTGTACTCAAACATTGCGCGAAACTAACATACAACAGCTGGATATAAGCTTTAATATCGATCGTAAAGGATGTTCAGCATGTAATTCGATTGGTAATAATGTTGGGCTCGTAAGCCGCGATCCAGAAAGCAATGCCAACTTTGTCAGCAGCCAAATACCGGTAATTGGAGAAACGACATCACTAATTAAGACGGCCGCATTTCGTAGCCTTAGCTCAGAAGTGAGCTGTGTAGCATCGGAAGGTGGATTCGTGTTTTTTGGCGATGCCAAACATGGCCACGTACTAAGCCATGCATTTCATCTGATCGATTCCGAAGCACGGGGCTTTCAGAAGCGCTTCTCCATAGTGATTCTTATGAAAGACAAGTTGTTCCTGCTTAACACACAGCCTTTTCTGGCCGACTGCATGGGCAAGATTGCAAGGGAGTTGCAGGAATATGCTCAAATGGTTCACGAGGACGATCTTCGGCGACAGGGACTCGATAGAGCTCAGCGAATCAATAAATATTACGGAAGCGGATCAACCAGTAATGCCACAAATATAATAGCGAACAGGTCTCTGATTGAACTAACAGGAAAAGAATCAATTTACGCATATGTGCATGCTCATTTTTCCTTCATCCTCTGGGCTGGAGCTCGATATCTGACGGAAAGCATAACGCTCGGATATCCTTCGACGCCCGTGTGGTTAGGGAAGGAAACGGAAGAGGGTTTCGCCATTGTACAATCGGATAAAGAAGGTTACCAGATGCGTCGACTAGGTATCCCAAGTGGTGACAAGCCTTTCAGCCAAGTTGATGAACTGACGCGAACCAAATATTGTTTGCGGATGTTCCGTAGCATTTTAAAAGCAAACTTCTTATCCGTTTGTTACTGTGCCTTGACGGGCATACAGATTGTGGTCCGCGGTACACCGGTGAAGGGCAACTGCTTGGTttcgaatttaaaaaaatttttgccTGAGGCCATGTACAAATTGGTCCGGGTTCACGCAGAAACGTATACATCGGCAAACGAATTTCGCATAATAAATCTGAAGCAGGAAGCAATTGCACCGCACTCTTCGAGTAGTATTATGCGGGTGGATCTAGTCGACGATCAGAATAAGGACACGGTTGCAGTATGCGCATGGGAGGGTGAATTGCCTAATAAAT TGCCCAGCCTGTTGCAGAAGATCGTTAAGGCCATAGACGAGGAGTTATTCAACGATCACGCATTGGATAAACATTTACGCGTATTGGTGGAGGAGTGGAAAAA TAAAGTGGTATGCATTCGTAAGGTGAGCTCCAATCAGGACGTGGCCAAAATTAAAAAGATAATGGGTGTTCAGCCTCAGGACCAGGTTCTAATCAACTATTGGTACAACCATCTTTAA
- the LOC128303316 gene encoding folliculin isoform X2 — protein MLDISFNIDRKGCSACNSIGNNVGLVSRDPESNANFVSSQIPVIGETTSLIKTAAFRSLSSEVSCVASEGGFVFFGDAKHGHVLSHAFHLIDSEARGFQKRFSIVILMKDKLFLLNTQPFLADCMGKIARELQEYAQMVHEDDLRRQGLDRAQRINKYYGSGSTSNATNIIANRSLIELTGKESIYAYVHAHFSFILWAGARYLTESITLGYPSTPVWLGKETEEGFAIVQSDKEGYQMRRLGIPSGDKPFSQVDELTRTKYCLRMFRSILKANFLSVCYCALTGIQIVVRGTPVKGNCLVSNLKKFLPEAMYKLVRVHAETYTSANEFRIINLKQEAIAPHSSSSIMRVDLVDDQNKDTVAVCAWEGELPNKLPSLLQKIVKAIDEELFNDHALDKHLRVLVEEWKNKVVCIRKVSSNQDVAKIKKIMGVQPQDQVLINYWYNHL, from the exons ATG CTGGATATAAGCTTTAATATCGATCGTAAAGGATGTTCAGCATGTAATTCGATTGGTAATAATGTTGGGCTCGTAAGCCGCGATCCAGAAAGCAATGCCAACTTTGTCAGCAGCCAAATACCGGTAATTGGAGAAACGACATCACTAATTAAGACGGCCGCATTTCGTAGCCTTAGCTCAGAAGTGAGCTGTGTAGCATCGGAAGGTGGATTCGTGTTTTTTGGCGATGCCAAACATGGCCACGTACTAAGCCATGCATTTCATCTGATCGATTCCGAAGCACGGGGCTTTCAGAAGCGCTTCTCCATAGTGATTCTTATGAAAGACAAGTTGTTCCTGCTTAACACACAGCCTTTTCTGGCCGACTGCATGGGCAAGATTGCAAGGGAGTTGCAGGAATATGCTCAAATGGTTCACGAGGACGATCTTCGGCGACAGGGACTCGATAGAGCTCAGCGAATCAATAAATATTACGGAAGCGGATCAACCAGTAATGCCACAAATATAATAGCGAACAGGTCTCTGATTGAACTAACAGGAAAAGAATCAATTTACGCATATGTGCATGCTCATTTTTCCTTCATCCTCTGGGCTGGAGCTCGATATCTGACGGAAAGCATAACGCTCGGATATCCTTCGACGCCCGTGTGGTTAGGGAAGGAAACGGAAGAGGGTTTCGCCATTGTACAATCGGATAAAGAAGGTTACCAGATGCGTCGACTAGGTATCCCAAGTGGTGACAAGCCTTTCAGCCAAGTTGATGAACTGACGCGAACCAAATATTGTTTGCGGATGTTCCGTAGCATTTTAAAAGCAAACTTCTTATCCGTTTGTTACTGTGCCTTGACGGGCATACAGATTGTGGTCCGCGGTACACCGGTGAAGGGCAACTGCTTGGTttcgaatttaaaaaaatttttgccTGAGGCCATGTACAAATTGGTCCGGGTTCACGCAGAAACGTATACATCGGCAAACGAATTTCGCATAATAAATCTGAAGCAGGAAGCAATTGCACCGCACTCTTCGAGTAGTATTATGCGGGTGGATCTAGTCGACGATCAGAATAAGGACACGGTTGCAGTATGCGCATGGGAGGGTGAATTGCCTAATAAAT TGCCCAGCCTGTTGCAGAAGATCGTTAAGGCCATAGACGAGGAGTTATTCAACGATCACGCATTGGATAAACATTTACGCGTATTGGTGGAGGAGTGGAAAAA TAAAGTGGTATGCATTCGTAAGGTGAGCTCCAATCAGGACGTGGCCAAAATTAAAAAGATAATGGGTGTTCAGCCTCAGGACCAGGTTCTAATCAACTATTGGTACAACCATCTTTAA